Proteins encoded by one window of Azospirillum thiophilum:
- a CDS encoding TetR/AcrR family transcriptional regulator, whose translation MKSTSSQSKAVAKGPDDGAESRTAGKRGRPAQRRRAGPGRPEGVSNVRDEILDAAEIEFANLGYAGTSLRNVADAAQVTQALINYYFGSKYGLFEEVFLRRGRQIAEDRVQRMDALRRSGTPPSVEDIVRAFLMPALSMRATAAGRTFMRLQARLHTEPPEISYKLRNEAYEPSTRLFTEALQAALPHLSGKDVYWRMTLMIGAYLYAFSDTHRLEEMAPGIVNLDDPDEILNAITSFVTAGMLAPAPGNAGSLLPGSAKG comes from the coding sequence ATGAAATCAACGAGTTCACAGTCGAAGGCGGTTGCCAAGGGTCCGGATGACGGAGCCGAATCCCGGACGGCAGGCAAGCGGGGACGTCCGGCGCAACGCCGCCGGGCAGGCCCCGGCCGGCCGGAGGGCGTCAGCAACGTCCGTGACGAGATCCTCGACGCCGCCGAGATCGAGTTCGCCAACCTCGGCTATGCCGGGACCAGCCTGCGCAACGTCGCCGATGCCGCCCAGGTGACGCAGGCGCTGATCAACTATTATTTCGGCTCCAAATACGGCCTGTTCGAAGAGGTCTTCCTGCGCCGCGGCCGCCAGATCGCCGAGGACCGGGTGCAGCGGATGGACGCCCTGCGCCGCTCCGGCACGCCGCCCTCGGTCGAGGACATCGTGCGTGCCTTCCTGATGCCCGCGCTGTCGATGCGGGCGACGGCGGCCGGCCGCACCTTCATGCGCCTGCAGGCCCGCCTGCACACCGAACCGCCGGAAATCTCCTACAAGCTGCGCAACGAGGCTTACGAGCCCTCCACCCGCCTCTTCACCGAGGCGTTGCAGGCAGCGCTGCCGCACCTGTCGGGAAAGGACGTCTACTGGCGGATGACGCTGATGATCGGCGCCTACCTCTACGCCTTCTCCGATACCCACCGGCTGGAGGAGATGGCGCCCGGCATCGTCAATCTGGACGATCCCGACGAAATTCTGAACGCCATCACCAGCTTCGTCACCGCCGGCATGCTGGCCCCGGCCCCCGGCAACGCCGGCTCTTTGCTCCCCGGTTCCGCGAAGGGCTGA
- a CDS encoding isochorismatase family protein, protein MSEKTEAVYERQGFGRSLGLQGRIGLLIVDFVNGFADPAIFGGGNIPAAIDRTVTVLAEARSRDWPVAHSRIVYADDGSDATIFSIKVPGMLTLTEAAPASAIVPQLTPAAGELVVRKTNPSAFFGTGLAPWLTQKGVETLLVAGCTTSGCVRASVVDAMGHGFRPVVLSDCVGDRALAPHEANLFDIAQKYGDVVPADRVLNL, encoded by the coding sequence ATGAGCGAGAAGACCGAAGCGGTCTACGAGCGCCAGGGCTTCGGCCGGTCGCTCGGCCTCCAGGGGCGGATCGGCCTGCTGATCGTCGATTTTGTCAACGGCTTCGCCGATCCTGCCATATTCGGCGGCGGCAACATCCCCGCCGCCATCGACCGCACGGTGACGGTGCTGGCCGAGGCGCGCAGCCGTGACTGGCCGGTCGCCCACAGCCGGATCGTCTATGCCGACGACGGGTCCGACGCGACCATCTTCTCGATCAAGGTTCCCGGCATGCTGACCCTGACCGAGGCCGCCCCCGCCAGCGCCATCGTCCCGCAGTTGACCCCGGCGGCAGGCGAGCTGGTGGTGCGCAAGACCAACCCGTCCGCCTTCTTCGGCACCGGCCTCGCACCGTGGCTGACGCAGAAGGGGGTGGAGACGCTGCTGGTCGCCGGCTGCACCACGTCGGGCTGCGTGCGGGCCAGCGTGGTGGACGCCATGGGCCACGGCTTCCGCCCGGTGGTGCTGTCGGACTGCGTCGGTGATCGCGCGCTCGCCCCGCACGAGGCCAACCTGTTCGACATCGCCCAGAAATACGGCGACGTCGTGCCCGCGGACCGTGTGCTGAACCTGTAA
- a CDS encoding 2,5-dihydroxypyridine 5,6-dioxygenase: MSVSDADMVRAWTHVLTLSNLKPGNTVTLLTSAGTHPQTLRTAGIAAGLMGAVVNRLDLPPMNAEHAHSRDSLAYLGTTPLTGNRAAIAALKESDIVLDLMTLLFSPEQAEILESGTRILLAVEPPEVLVRLLPSLEDKERVGRAAALMAAAKEMTVTSKAGTDLRMPLGEFPAVQEYGFVDAPGRWDHWPSGFGLTFPNEGKAEGRVVLERGDILLPMKSYVTDRIEMTVEKGYVTAIAGGMDADLLNDYMEVFADPEAYAVSHIGWGLQRRARWSTLGLYDREGTIGMDARAFAGNFLFSMGPNNEGGGSRTTACHIDIPMRNCTVALDGREMVREGRILEEENVS; the protein is encoded by the coding sequence ATGTCCGTCAGCGACGCCGACATGGTCCGTGCCTGGACCCATGTCCTCACCCTGTCCAACCTGAAGCCCGGGAACACCGTCACCCTGCTGACCAGCGCCGGCACCCACCCGCAGACCCTGCGCACCGCCGGGATCGCCGCCGGGCTGATGGGCGCGGTGGTGAACCGGCTCGATCTTCCGCCGATGAACGCGGAGCACGCGCACAGCCGCGACAGCCTGGCCTATCTCGGCACCACGCCGCTGACCGGGAACCGCGCCGCCATCGCGGCGCTGAAGGAAAGCGACATCGTGCTGGACCTGATGACGCTGCTCTTCTCCCCCGAACAGGCGGAGATCCTGGAGAGCGGCACCCGCATCCTGCTGGCCGTCGAACCGCCCGAAGTGCTGGTCCGCCTGCTCCCCAGCCTGGAGGACAAGGAGCGCGTCGGCCGCGCCGCCGCCCTGATGGCGGCTGCGAAGGAAATGACGGTGACTTCGAAGGCCGGCACCGACCTGCGCATGCCGCTGGGCGAGTTCCCGGCCGTCCAGGAATACGGCTTCGTCGACGCGCCCGGCCGCTGGGACCATTGGCCGAGCGGCTTCGGCCTGACCTTCCCCAACGAGGGCAAGGCGGAGGGCCGCGTCGTGCTGGAGCGCGGCGACATCCTGCTGCCGATGAAGTCCTACGTCACCGACCGCATCGAGATGACGGTAGAGAAGGGCTATGTCACCGCGATCGCCGGCGGCATGGATGCCGATCTGCTGAACGACTACATGGAGGTCTTCGCCGATCCGGAGGCCTACGCCGTCTCCCACATCGGCTGGGGCCTGCAACGGCGGGCGCGCTGGTCGACGCTGGGCCTCTACGACCGCGAGGGCACCATCGGCATGGACGCCCGCGCCTTCGCCGGCAACTTCCTGTTCTCGATGGGACCGAACAACGAGGGCGGCGGATCGCGCACCACCGCCTGCCACATCGACATCCCCATGCGCAACTGCACGGTGGCGCTCGACGGCCGCGAAATGGTCCGAGAGGGCCGCATTCTTGAAGAGGAGAACGTGTCATGA
- a CDS encoding alpha/beta fold hydrolase, translating to MTNGSDSSFLYGANIRANGIRQHYLRYGGSGRPVVIVPGITSPAVTWGFVAERFGRGFDTYVLDIRGRGLSEASDCLDYGLDAMAADVAAFAVALGLEDYALVGHSMGARIGLRAVSRHGATPGCLAMVDPPVSGPGRRPYPAQLPWYVDSIRLMAQGADLEAMRPFCPTWTDGQLRLRAEWLHTCDERAIVTAYDGFSTDDIHVDLPRIPCPALLIAAGRGDVILPEEEAEIRALNPAIGLVRVENAGHMIPWDDEEGFYRAFGDFLGKLV from the coding sequence ATGACCAACGGATCGGACAGCAGCTTCCTCTACGGCGCCAACATCCGCGCCAACGGCATCCGCCAGCATTACCTGCGCTATGGCGGCTCCGGCCGCCCCGTGGTGATCGTGCCGGGCATCACCAGCCCGGCGGTGACCTGGGGCTTCGTCGCCGAGCGCTTCGGCCGCGGATTCGACACCTATGTGCTGGACATCCGCGGCCGCGGCCTGTCGGAGGCCTCCGATTGCCTCGACTACGGGCTGGACGCCATGGCCGCCGACGTCGCCGCCTTTGCGGTGGCGCTGGGGCTGGAGGACTACGCCCTGGTCGGCCATTCCATGGGTGCCCGCATCGGCCTGCGCGCGGTCAGCCGCCATGGTGCCACACCGGGCTGCCTCGCCATGGTCGATCCGCCGGTGTCGGGGCCGGGCCGCCGTCCCTATCCAGCGCAACTTCCCTGGTACGTCGATTCCATCCGGCTGATGGCGCAGGGCGCCGATCTGGAGGCGATGCGCCCCTTCTGTCCGACCTGGACCGACGGTCAGCTCCGCCTGCGCGCCGAATGGCTGCACACCTGCGACGAGCGGGCCATCGTCACCGCCTATGACGGCTTTAGCACCGACGATATCCACGTCGACCTCCCCCGCATCCCCTGCCCCGCCCTGCTGATCGCCGCCGGCCGCGGCGACGTGATCCTGCCGGAGGAGGAGGCGGAAATCCGCGCCCTCAACCCAGCCATCGGTCTAGTCCGGGTGGAGAATGCCGGCCACATGATCCCCTGGGACGACGAGGAGGGCTTCTACCGCGCCTTCGGCGATTTCCTCGGCAAGCTGGTCTGA
- a CDS encoding maleate cis-trans isomerase family protein — protein sequence MTTKTYRIGQIVPSSNTTMETEIPAMLTAHALAHGTRFTFHSSRMRMKTVAKEELAAMDAESDRCALELTDARVDVLGYACLVAIMSMGRGYHRVSQERLQGRTSENGAPAPVITSAGALVDALPVIGARRIALVAPYMKPLTKLVIDYIEHEGVEVADWRALEIPDNIAVGRHDPERLPEIVAGMDTSTVDAIVLSACVQMPSLPVIAKVEAMTGKPVITAAVATTYAMLKALDLKPAVPGAGALLSGAY from the coding sequence ATGACCACCAAAACCTACCGCATCGGCCAGATCGTCCCCAGCTCCAACACGACGATGGAGACCGAGATCCCGGCGATGCTGACCGCGCACGCGCTGGCGCACGGCACCCGCTTCACCTTCCATTCCAGCCGCATGCGGATGAAGACCGTTGCCAAGGAGGAGTTGGCGGCGATGGACGCCGAATCCGACCGCTGCGCGCTTGAGCTGACCGACGCCCGCGTCGATGTGCTGGGCTATGCCTGCCTCGTCGCGATCATGAGCATGGGCCGCGGCTACCACCGCGTCTCGCAGGAGCGCCTGCAAGGCCGCACCAGTGAGAACGGCGCCCCCGCCCCCGTCATCACCAGCGCCGGCGCGCTGGTCGACGCGCTTCCCGTCATCGGCGCCAGGCGGATCGCCCTGGTCGCCCCCTACATGAAGCCGCTGACGAAACTCGTCATCGACTACATCGAGCATGAGGGGGTGGAGGTCGCCGACTGGCGGGCGCTGGAGATCCCCGACAACATCGCCGTCGGCCGCCACGACCCGGAACGCCTGCCGGAAATCGTCGCCGGCATGGACACGAGCACCGTCGACGCCATCGTGCTGTCGGCCTGCGTCCAGATGCCATCGCTGCCGGTGATCGCGAAGGTCGAGGCGATGACCGGCAAGCCGGTGATCACCGCCGCCGTCGCCACCACCTACGCCATGCTGAAGGCACTGGACCTGAAGCCGGCAGTACCCGGTGCCGGCGCCCTGCTGTCCGGCGCATATTGA
- a CDS encoding FAD-dependent monooxygenase, producing MRTKPRIGIVGGGIGGVALAGCLLQRGFEVRLFERAAGFGEIGAGIQMTPNAVKVIRTLGLLDRMLEAGFLPRALAGRNWRTARENFRTPLTDCQTLYDAPFIHIHRADLHSILASVVPDGIATFGVGCTGVRQDANGAVATFDDGSEYEADLIVGADGVRSAVRASLFGPEAPRFTGHMCYRAVVPVGGPVDFVAPEASFWFGPKSHVVTYYVRGGKAVNIVAVAETSKWVEENWNAPSSRTELLNAFQGWHRNVETLFQRVDTVYKWGLFDRDPMTGWSKGRVTLMGDAAHPMLPFLSQGAAMAIEDAYVLAASLDGHGHDVASALRDYERERLPRTSRVQLEARERGRTYHLPSPLAQAKRDLVYWLRGLINPQATGIQANWVYEYDARKFRPAVAATSELAA from the coding sequence GTGAGAACCAAACCGCGTATCGGAATCGTCGGCGGCGGCATCGGCGGCGTTGCGCTGGCCGGCTGCCTGCTGCAACGGGGCTTCGAGGTGCGCCTGTTCGAGCGCGCCGCCGGCTTTGGCGAGATCGGCGCCGGCATCCAGATGACGCCGAACGCCGTCAAGGTCATCAGGACGCTGGGCCTTCTCGACAGGATGCTGGAGGCCGGCTTTCTGCCGCGGGCGCTGGCCGGCCGCAATTGGCGGACGGCTCGGGAGAATTTCCGCACGCCGCTGACCGACTGCCAGACCCTGTACGACGCGCCCTTCATCCACATCCACCGCGCCGACCTACATTCCATCCTCGCTTCGGTGGTGCCGGACGGCATCGCGACCTTCGGCGTCGGCTGCACCGGCGTCCGGCAGGATGCCAACGGCGCCGTCGCCACCTTCGACGATGGCAGCGAATACGAGGCCGACCTGATCGTCGGCGCGGATGGCGTGCGCTCCGCCGTGCGGGCCTCCTTGTTCGGGCCGGAAGCGCCGCGCTTCACCGGGCACATGTGCTATCGCGCCGTGGTGCCGGTTGGCGGCCCGGTGGATTTCGTGGCGCCCGAGGCGTCCTTCTGGTTCGGCCCCAAGAGCCACGTCGTCACCTATTACGTCCGCGGCGGCAAGGCGGTGAATATCGTCGCGGTCGCCGAGACCAGCAAATGGGTGGAGGAGAACTGGAACGCCCCCAGCAGCCGCACCGAGTTGCTGAACGCCTTCCAGGGCTGGCACCGCAATGTCGAAACTCTCTTCCAGCGCGTCGACACCGTCTATAAATGGGGCCTGTTCGACCGCGACCCGATGACCGGCTGGTCGAAGGGCCGCGTCACGCTGATGGGCGACGCCGCCCACCCGATGCTGCCCTTCCTGTCGCAGGGAGCCGCCATGGCGATCGAGGACGCCTATGTCCTGGCCGCCTCGCTGGACGGGCATGGCCACGACGTCGCCTCCGCCCTGCGTGATTACGAGCGCGAGCGCCTGCCACGCACCAGCCGCGTGCAGTTGGAGGCGCGGGAACGCGGGCGCACCTACCACCTGCCCTCCCCGCTGGCCCAGGCCAAGCGCGACCTCGTCTATTGGCTGCGCGGCCTGATCAATCCCCAGGCCACCGGCATCCAGGCCAACTGGGTCTACGAATACGACGCCCGCAAGTTCCGCCCGGCCGTCGCCGCCACCTCCGAACTCGCCGCCTGA
- a CDS encoding ABC transporter ATP-binding protein: MSIDMMTAPVRTSSSGEPVLQVQDLHVSYGSTAALHGISLEVHAGETVALIGANGAGKSTTLRAISGLLKARSGSILWNGQPIANRPPEEIVAAGIAHCPEERHVWPGMTVEENIALGAYLCRSKDEVRTRMGMAFHRFPRLRERAKQMAGTLSGGEQQMLAIARALMSEPRLLMLDEPSLGLSPRMADEVFEVVRAINAHGVTVLLVEQNIHNALSVASRAYVVQTGRITTARPSAELRGDPELLKAYLGG; encoded by the coding sequence ATGAGCATCGACATGATGACCGCGCCGGTCAGGACGTCCTCTTCCGGCGAGCCGGTGCTGCAGGTGCAGGATCTGCATGTGTCCTACGGCAGCACCGCTGCGCTGCACGGCATCTCGCTGGAGGTCCATGCCGGCGAGACGGTGGCCCTGATCGGCGCCAACGGCGCCGGGAAGAGCACGACGCTGCGCGCCATCTCCGGCCTCTTGAAGGCGCGGTCGGGCAGCATCCTCTGGAACGGACAGCCGATCGCCAACCGCCCGCCGGAAGAGATCGTCGCCGCCGGCATCGCCCATTGCCCGGAAGAGCGCCATGTCTGGCCCGGCATGACGGTGGAGGAGAACATCGCGCTCGGCGCCTATCTCTGCCGCTCGAAGGACGAGGTGCGTACCCGCATGGGCATGGCCTTCCACCGTTTCCCACGGTTGCGCGAACGGGCCAAACAGATGGCAGGGACGCTGAGCGGCGGCGAGCAGCAGATGCTGGCCATCGCCCGCGCCCTGATGTCGGAACCCCGCCTGTTGATGCTGGACGAACCCAGCCTGGGCCTCAGCCCCCGCATGGCCGACGAGGTGTTCGAGGTGGTGCGCGCCATCAACGCCCATGGCGTGACGGTGCTGCTGGTCGAACAGAACATCCACAACGCGCTGTCGGTCGCCAGCCGTGCCTACGTCGTCCAGACCGGCCGCATCACCACCGCCCGGCCCTCCGCCGAGCTGCGCGGTGATCCGGAGTTGCTAAAGGCCTATCTGGGCGGGTGA
- a CDS encoding ABC transporter ATP-binding protein, translating into MTASPQAGPLLRAENLTMRFGGITAVKQVALTVNPGEIVGLIGPNGAGKTTCFNMLTGFYTPTEGRVFFKGTDITSHKPHAIARLGLIRSFQKTNVMKRLTVFENVLTGHYMAGRQSLLATFFPGETVRRAEREARESASAIVETMGLSRRMNVQASLLSCGELRLLEVAVALAAKPTLLMLDEPAAGLNSHEAGVFGETLKTLVGTAVQSLLIVEHNMELVMGVCDRIVVLNFGQMLAEGEPRAILSNPKVAEAYLGKAAA; encoded by the coding sequence ATGACCGCCTCCCCCCAGGCCGGGCCGCTGCTGCGCGCCGAAAACCTGACCATGCGCTTCGGCGGCATCACCGCGGTCAAGCAGGTCGCACTCACCGTGAACCCCGGCGAGATCGTCGGGCTGATCGGCCCCAACGGCGCCGGCAAGACCACCTGCTTCAACATGCTGACCGGCTTCTACACGCCGACCGAGGGACGGGTCTTCTTCAAGGGCACCGACATCACCAGCCACAAGCCGCACGCCATTGCGCGGCTCGGCCTGATCCGCAGCTTCCAGAAGACCAACGTGATGAAGCGGCTGACGGTGTTCGAGAATGTGCTGACCGGCCATTACATGGCGGGCCGCCAGTCGCTTCTCGCCACCTTTTTCCCCGGAGAGACGGTCCGCCGGGCGGAGCGGGAGGCGCGGGAAAGCGCATCCGCCATCGTCGAGACAATGGGTCTGTCCCGCCGGATGAACGTCCAGGCCAGCCTGCTGTCCTGCGGCGAGCTGCGCCTGCTGGAGGTCGCGGTGGCGCTGGCCGCCAAGCCGACGCTCCTGATGCTGGACGAGCCGGCCGCCGGCCTGAACAGCCACGAGGCCGGCGTGTTCGGCGAGACGCTGAAGACGCTGGTCGGCACCGCGGTGCAGTCGCTGCTGATCGTGGAGCACAACATGGAGCTGGTGATGGGCGTGTGCGACCGCATCGTCGTCCTCAATTTCGGCCAGATGCTGGCCGAAGGGGAGCCGCGCGCCATCCTGAGCAACCCGAAGGTCGCCGAAGCCTATCTGGGAAAGGCGGCAGCATGA
- a CDS encoding branched-chain amino acid ABC transporter permease, with the protein MTLERNILLGFLGLAALLPFAVTDQYILHLAVMALFYAILANSLNLVVGYVGEFSLGHTAFLGTGAYTAALLSVNAGWPMWAAVPAAGVVAALFGLAIGAVTLRLQGPYFVIVTLSFAEVLRLIANNWIGVTNGPMGLAGIGQGGIADKRAFFAIVLGLTALTFYLSYRFVYSNAGRAAVAVRENRYVAQSIGVNPFGTAMQAFVLGAFLAGLAGGFYAFYISFVGPEVFRFSFMATIIIMVLMGGKGTLIGPVVGAVIVTLLEEYLRELQELRLSLFGLIVMAIVLFLPNGLMGFIAQRREQRGDRPAISHAIEERTV; encoded by the coding sequence ATGACGCTCGAACGCAACATCCTCCTGGGCTTCCTGGGGCTGGCCGCGCTGTTGCCCTTCGCGGTCACCGACCAGTACATCCTGCACCTCGCCGTCATGGCGCTGTTCTACGCCATCCTCGCCAACAGCCTGAACCTTGTGGTGGGCTATGTCGGCGAATTCTCGCTCGGCCACACCGCCTTCCTCGGCACCGGCGCCTACACCGCGGCGCTGCTGTCGGTGAATGCCGGCTGGCCGATGTGGGCCGCGGTTCCGGCGGCGGGAGTGGTCGCCGCCCTGTTCGGGCTCGCCATCGGCGCCGTCACGCTGCGGCTGCAAGGCCCCTATTTCGTGATCGTCACCCTGTCCTTCGCCGAGGTGCTGCGGCTGATCGCCAACAACTGGATCGGCGTCACCAACGGCCCCATGGGTCTGGCCGGCATCGGGCAAGGAGGCATCGCCGACAAGCGCGCCTTCTTCGCCATCGTGCTGGGGCTGACGGCGCTGACCTTCTACCTGTCCTACCGCTTCGTCTATTCCAACGCAGGCCGCGCCGCGGTGGCGGTGCGAGAGAACCGCTACGTCGCGCAGTCCATCGGCGTGAACCCCTTCGGCACCGCCATGCAAGCCTTCGTCCTGGGCGCCTTCCTGGCCGGGTTGGCCGGCGGCTTCTACGCCTTCTACATCTCCTTCGTCGGGCCCGAGGTGTTCCGCTTCTCCTTCATGGCGACGATCATCATAATGGTGCTGATGGGCGGCAAGGGCACGCTGATCGGCCCGGTGGTGGGGGCCGTCATCGTGACGCTGCTGGAGGAATACCTGCGCGAGTTGCAGGAACTGCGCCTGTCGCTGTTCGGCCTGATCGTGATGGCGATCGTCCTCTTCCTGCCCAACGGCCTGATGGGCTTCATCGCCCAGCGCCGCGAGCAGCGCGGCGACCGCCCCGCCATCTCCCACGCCATAGAGGAGCGCACCGTATGA
- a CDS encoding branched-chain amino acid ABC transporter permease: protein MDLFLQFLANGLVVGVFYALSALGLTLIFGLMRVVNFAHGEFYMLGGVVGWFVTTHLGLDFFSGLVVVALVIGGFGWAVDRFLIERVRGQGEEPGILLTIGLSIFLVNITLLAVGPAPMKVVRAITEGPIFLGPVTITKMRLLAMVIGVALIFAAHAIIHRTRLGSAMRATFQDPMAASLAGIRTGQVYAATFALGCTLSALSGMLLASIYSAQASVGGLVSLKSFVVVILGGMGSFPGAIAGGLLLGVAEALWGGYVATGMVDIIGFILVILILVLRPQGLFSIRAERA from the coding sequence ATGGATCTGTTCCTGCAATTCCTGGCGAACGGGCTGGTCGTCGGCGTCTTCTACGCGCTGTCGGCGCTCGGGCTGACGCTGATATTCGGGCTGATGCGCGTGGTGAACTTCGCCCATGGCGAGTTCTACATGCTGGGCGGGGTGGTGGGCTGGTTCGTCACCACCCATCTCGGGCTCGACTTCTTCTCCGGCCTCGTGGTGGTCGCGCTGGTCATCGGCGGCTTCGGCTGGGCGGTCGACCGCTTCCTGATCGAGCGCGTCCGCGGCCAGGGGGAGGAGCCGGGCATCCTGCTGACCATCGGCCTGTCGATCTTCCTGGTGAACATCACCCTGCTGGCGGTCGGCCCGGCCCCGATGAAGGTCGTTCGCGCCATCACCGAAGGGCCGATCTTCCTCGGCCCGGTCACCATCACCAAGATGCGCCTGCTCGCCATGGTCATCGGCGTGGCGCTGATCTTCGCCGCCCATGCCATCATCCACCGCACCCGTCTGGGCAGCGCCATGCGGGCGACCTTCCAGGATCCGATGGCCGCCAGCCTTGCCGGCATCCGCACCGGACAGGTCTATGCCGCCACCTTCGCACTCGGCTGCACCCTGTCGGCGCTGTCGGGCATGCTGCTCGCCAGCATCTATTCGGCCCAGGCGTCGGTCGGCGGGCTGGTCAGCCTGAAGAGCTTCGTCGTGGTGATCCTGGGCGGCATGGGCAGCTTTCCCGGCGCCATCGCCGGCGGCCTGCTGCTGGGTGTCGCGGAGGCGCTGTGGGGCGGCTACGTCGCCACCGGCATGGTCGACATCATCGGCTTCATCCTGGTCATCCTGATCCTGGTGCTGCGGCCGCAGGGTCTCTTCTCGATCCGGGCGGAGAGGGCCTGA
- a CDS encoding ABC transporter substrate-binding protein: MNRYVLGCALTALTATLAAAGPADAQDSVKIGLVEPLTGSVAYNGKSVVEGARLAIEQINAKGGVLGKPVELVIEDGQCAPANSVNAVEKLVQKDKVAVLVGAFCSSATAAIMPVAAKYKIPLVTGVSSSAALTEQNNPWFFRAAETDALMAKAFAKILATDLKLKSVAYVGVNDDWGRGGVEEFSRDLSALGVKTALTEYFDHGTTDFFTLLTKLRAAKPDGIFVAAETQDGSILVKQFQEMGLQSKVFGVGSWATADFINLTGDAAEGIHAAVPYVSSVETPRNQDFVKAYQAKYNVKPGKYGAAGYNALNIVVQAVARAGSTDAEAIRSALAKTSYEAPNGVYRFTAKGQAYGFDAVLVRIEGGMPKVIASSPVEAPQ; this comes from the coding sequence ATGAACCGGTACGTTCTGGGATGCGCGCTGACGGCCCTTACCGCGACCCTTGCCGCGGCGGGTCCCGCCGATGCGCAGGACAGCGTCAAGATCGGCCTCGTCGAGCCGCTGACCGGCTCCGTCGCCTATAACGGCAAATCGGTGGTCGAGGGCGCCAGGCTGGCGATCGAACAGATCAACGCCAAGGGCGGCGTGCTCGGCAAGCCGGTGGAACTGGTGATCGAGGACGGGCAATGCGCCCCGGCCAATTCGGTCAACGCCGTCGAAAAGCTGGTGCAGAAGGACAAGGTCGCGGTCCTGGTCGGTGCCTTCTGCAGTTCCGCCACCGCCGCGATCATGCCGGTGGCGGCAAAATACAAGATCCCGCTGGTCACCGGCGTGTCGTCGAGCGCCGCCTTGACCGAGCAGAACAACCCCTGGTTCTTCCGCGCCGCCGAGACGGACGCGCTGATGGCCAAGGCCTTCGCCAAGATCCTCGCCACCGACCTGAAGCTGAAGAGCGTCGCCTATGTCGGCGTCAACGACGACTGGGGCCGCGGCGGGGTGGAGGAATTCTCCCGCGACCTCTCGGCGCTCGGCGTCAAGACCGCGCTGACCGAGTATTTCGACCACGGCACCACCGATTTCTTCACGCTGCTGACCAAGTTGCGCGCGGCCAAGCCCGACGGCATCTTCGTCGCCGCGGAAACCCAGGACGGCTCCATCCTGGTCAAGCAGTTCCAGGAGATGGGCCTGCAAAGCAAGGTGTTCGGCGTCGGATCCTGGGCCACCGCCGACTTCATCAACCTGACCGGCGACGCGGCGGAGGGCATCCACGCCGCCGTCCCCTACGTCTCCAGCGTCGAGACCCCGCGCAACCAGGACTTCGTGAAGGCCTATCAGGCCAAATACAACGTGAAGCCGGGCAAGTACGGCGCCGCCGGCTACAACGCGCTGAACATCGTCGTCCAGGCCGTGGCGCGGGCCGGCAGCACCGATGCGGAAGCGATCCGCTCCGCACTGGCCAAGACCAGCTACGAGGCCCCCAACGGCGTCTACCGCTTCACGGCCAAGGGGCAGGCCTACGGCTTCGACGCCGTGCTGGTGCGGATCGAAGGCGGGATGCCGAAGGTCATCGCATCCTCGCCCGTCGAGGCCCCGCAGTGA
- a CDS encoding metal-dependent hydrolase translates to MASSHIIVGGATWFYLSSRYGVGFDVVAFGAAIVGALAPDIDHPKSMLGQLVKPLSTAISNIFGHRGVTHSALAIAGCLWVLHEHAAYQHLLIPFIVGYLTHLAGDLLTPAGLPLLWPIKRRRNFALPILKTGGFSEQLAVTLMAGWMISGLFAGGWPEWPLQRPWRSVVAAAQTYLGEGGTEKAAPPVPVRKPSEATRQRPLKG, encoded by the coding sequence ATGGCGTCTTCTCACATAATCGTCGGTGGCGCCACCTGGTTCTACCTGTCGAGCCGGTATGGCGTGGGATTCGACGTGGTCGCCTTCGGGGCGGCCATTGTGGGAGCGTTGGCGCCGGACATCGACCATCCGAAATCGATGCTGGGTCAGTTGGTGAAGCCGCTGTCCACCGCGATCTCCAACATCTTCGGTCACCGCGGCGTCACCCATTCGGCGCTCGCCATCGCCGGCTGCCTGTGGGTGCTGCATGAGCATGCGGCCTATCAGCACCTGCTGATCCCCTTCATCGTCGGCTATCTCACCCATCTGGCAGGCGACCTGCTGACACCGGCCGGTTTGCCGCTGCTGTGGCCGATCAAGCGGCGGCGCAACTTCGCCCTGCCGATTTTGAAGACCGGCGGCTTTTCCGAACAGCTGGCGGTGACGCTGATGGCGGGATGGATGATTTCCGGCCTGTTTGCCGGGGGCTGGCCGGAATGGCCGCTGCAACGTCCGTGGCGCTCGGTCGTGGCCGCGGCGCAGACCTATCTGGGAGAAGGCGGGACGGAGAAGGCCGCACCCCCGGTCCCGGTCCGCAAACCGTCGGAAGCTACAAGGCAGAGGCCGCTGAAAGGTTAG